A DNA window from Hevea brasiliensis isolate MT/VB/25A 57/8 chromosome 2, ASM3005281v1, whole genome shotgun sequence contains the following coding sequences:
- the LOC110669259 gene encoding glucan endo-1,3-beta-glucosidase 12 → MPSTPVEQTLMASLQLLLLLLVLCPFQKVSSVGVNYGTLGNNLPSPKRVAQLLQSTLIDKVKIYDTNPEILEAFSNTGIDLIVAVENYHVANISSEVSAADEWFANRVLPFIPATSIVAIAVGNEYLTTDPDHLRPNNLVQAMQNLHAVLVARGLDRKIKITTPHSMAVLASSFPPSASSFATTLMPTMTSLVGFLADTGSPFMVNAYPYFAYRDNPSSVNLQYALLGNATGVRDPMGYIYNNMLDAQIDAVRSAINALGYGNQTVKITVSESGWPSKGDPGDTAATPDNAKTYNTRLIQRAQSNKGTPMKPKDNIEIFVFALFNENKKDGGVSERNFGIFNGDGSKVYDVDLSCQFCSNEGAFEFGEKTSSGVRGPSVWCVAKPHADEKVLQAVLDFCCGPGGVDCREIYESGNCFAPDKLHAHASFAMNAYYQMHGRNYWNCDFKGTGLVTFSDPSYGKCRYPQQ, encoded by the exons ATGCCCAGTACCCCAGTTGAACAAACCTTAATGGCTTCTCTCCAGCTCCTTCTCCTTCTCCTTGTTCTTTGCCCCTTCCAAAAAGTTTCCAGTGTCGGAGTAAACTATGGTACTCTCGGAAACAACCTCCCATCACCGAAGAGAGTAGCGCAGCTCCTTCAGTCCACACTCATTGACAAGGTCAAAATCTACGACACTAATCCTGAAATCCTCGAGGCCTTTTCCAACACCGGAATAGACCTCATTGTCGCGGTGGAGAACTATCATGTGGCAAACATCAGCTCCGAGGTATCAGCTGCAGACGAGTGGTTTGCCAACCGTGTGCTGCCCTTTATTCCTGCCACTTCCATAGTGGCCATAGCCGTAGGCAATGAGTATTTAACCACAGATCCCGACCATTTGCGCCCAAATAATCTTGTTCAAGCCATGCAGAACTTGCATGCAGTGCTAGTAGCACGTGGGCTTGATCGCAAAATCAAGATCACAACCCCACATAGCATGGCTGTTCTTGCTTCCTCATTTCCTCCTTCAGCTTCCTCTTTCGCCACTACCCTTATGCCCACCATGACCTCCTTGGTGGGATTTCTAGCTGACACTGGTTCTCCTTTCATGGTCAATGCTTACCCATATTTCGCTTACAGGGACAACCCTAGTTCAGTTAATCTACAGTATGCCTTACTAGGGAATGCTACCGGAGTCCGTGATCCTATGGGCTATATCTACAACAATATGTTAGATGCACAAATTGATGCTGTTAGATCAGCCATCAACGCACTAGGGTATGGAAATCAGACTGTTAAGATTACAGTGTCGGAATCTGGTTGGCCATCCAAAGGTGATCCTGGCGACACAGCAGCGACTCCAGATAATGCAAAGACTTATAATACCAGGTTGATCCAACGTGCACAGTCCAATAAAGGGACGCCCATGAAGCCTAAGGATAATATAGAGATATTTGTGTTTGCTTTGTTCAATGAGAACAAAAAGGATGGTGgtgtgagtgaaagaaattttgggatttttaatggGGATGGATCTAAGGTATACGATGTGGATTTGAGCTGCCAGTTCTGCAGCAATGAAGGGGcatttgaattcggagagaaaacgTCAAGTGGAGTAAGAGGTCCTTCAGTTTGGTGTGTGGCTAAGCCCCATGCAGATGAGAAGGTGCTTCAAGCTGTGTTGGACTTCTGCTGTGGACCAGGTGGAGTGGATTGCAGAGAGATATATGAAAGTGGTAATTGTTTTGCACCAGACAAGCTCCATGCACATGCATCATTTGCCATGAATGCATATTATCAGAtgcatggaaggaactactggaaCTGCGACTTCAAGGGCACTGGACTCGTCACCTTCAGTGATCCAA GCTATGGTAAATGCCGGTATCCCCAGCAGTGA